A single window of uncultured Pseudodesulfovibrio sp. DNA harbors:
- a CDS encoding biotin carboxylase N-terminal domain-containing protein, with product MSIQGNKVLIANRGEIAVRIMEACSDLGVQFVALYTEEDSQSGHIDVAKRLGGEKSLYRIHNYLDAGDILSVADESGATAVHPGYGFFSENYRFARRVVERDRPMTFIGPSWEVIRDLGDKINTKRLARKIGVPTVPGSDRAIYDEMEAEAIAESLFEFQTKMGISRPVVLVKASAGGGGMGIDEVEDMARFRQTYRRIRNYSLRTFNDEGVLIEQRVFNFNHLEVQIASDRTGINPVHFGTRNCSVQSPGLQKRIEVAPGFRPEDLQYSFDAQKLMDDITEYSLSIAREIKYDNVGTWEWIVTPNGEPFLMEVNTRIQVENGVSACIASTQGNKDVNLIREQIRIGLGEDLGYTQDDVSFDGVSIEYRLIAEDTTQGFTPWVGKIEELKWTACDWLSMHTHVPLDRTYQIPTEYDPNLALAIIWGKDLEEAKKRGLEFLNDLKLNGGDSSGAGMKSNIPFLIEKTENLLEF from the coding sequence GTGAGCATTCAGGGAAATAAAGTACTCATTGCCAACAGGGGCGAAATAGCTGTTCGGATCATGGAAGCATGTTCCGATTTAGGCGTTCAGTTTGTCGCTCTGTATACAGAAGAAGATTCACAGTCCGGTCATATTGATGTTGCCAAAAGACTGGGCGGCGAAAAATCACTCTACCGCATTCATAACTATCTTGATGCCGGTGATATCCTTTCCGTAGCCGATGAATCTGGTGCAACCGCTGTCCATCCGGGATACGGATTCTTTTCGGAAAACTACCGTTTTGCCAGACGGGTAGTAGAACGAGATCGTCCCATGACCTTTATTGGTCCTTCATGGGAAGTTATTCGCGACCTTGGCGACAAGATTAATACCAAACGACTAGCACGCAAAATTGGGGTACCGACTGTCCCCGGTTCCGACCGTGCAATATATGATGAAATGGAAGCTGAAGCTATTGCCGAGAGCCTCTTTGAATTCCAGACGAAAATGGGCATTTCTCGTCCGGTCGTTTTGGTAAAGGCATCCGCCGGCGGCGGAGGCATGGGCATCGATGAAGTCGAAGACATGGCTCGTTTCAGACAAACCTACCGTCGAATTCGCAACTACTCGCTTCGTACATTTAATGATGAAGGCGTCCTTATTGAACAGCGCGTATTTAACTTCAATCATCTTGAAGTACAGATAGCTTCAGACCGAACCGGTATCAACCCAGTACACTTCGGGACTCGTAATTGCTCCGTTCAAAGTCCGGGTCTGCAAAAACGAATTGAAGTTGCCCCCGGATTCCGACCTGAAGATCTGCAATACAGTTTTGATGCCCAGAAGCTAATGGATGACATTACTGAATATTCCCTCTCGATCGCTCGCGAAATCAAATACGACAATGTCGGTACATGGGAATGGATTGTAACCCCCAATGGCGAGCCCTTTCTTATGGAAGTGAATACTCGTATTCAGGTGGAAAACGGCGTTTCGGCTTGCATCGCTTCAACGCAGGGCAACAAGGACGTCAATCTCATTCGTGAACAAATTCGCATCGGCCTTGGTGAGGATCTCGGTTATACGCAGGATGACGTTTCCTTTGACGGCGTCAGCATTGAATACCGCCTCATCGCTGAAGACACGACTCAAGGCTTCACTCCATGGGTTGGCAAGATTGAAGAACTAAAATGGACCGCCTGCGACTGGTTGAGCATGCATACGCATGTTCCTTTAGATCGAACATACCAAATCCCCACAGAATACGACCCCAACCTGGCATTGGCCATTATTTGGGGCAAGGATTTGGAAGAGGCAAAGAAACGCGGTCTGGAATTCTTGAACGACCTGAAACTCAACGGCGGGGACTCAAGCGGTGCTGGCATGAAGTCCAACATTCCCTTCCTCATTGAGAAAACAGAAAATTTGCTTGAATTCTAA
- a CDS encoding carboxyl transferase domain-containing protein, with protein sequence MNIEKKLQGLQERVNYARDILGGAPRPELDAFTTEISSFSEKNNDLSEELKNRALDSLDARLIAMESAIDTQLTAMDKVRIVRHPQRACLKDILENVYDNYTEIGGQDEHSIDPGMLIARAYITRRRGKKIINQPVMVVGQEKGHGEEFRNGGSIKPWGNSKALKYMKVAAREQIPIHAYVNTPGSYPVEDFPGAAQQIAENIYEMAGLPVPIIAIFSEGGSGGAEAIGMADKRLMLSHGYYSVISPEGAAAIEGRIRGSQRAPVELIESCALAQRITAQDNLKNGYIDEIIEEPPLGARADHFDFYKQVREQIVRATDEVALGVRGVRLFRAMAMRHFKRHTDIIVRWSLNETARERLIAKRFKKYRKLAQHAYQDNRSLMDKLTATSSGIVSNTSSLLVYGLVKPFRQRIGRIVEEATDEIHVVTGKVDSVVKTVLKKVGIKAEGDKQKEMELTGLSTTQETEPTVTNDNGYISPQANIDREVTCPHASKRGCLDIWAKDLFIDFAGVCPHCGYNFPMEYQWYLHNLFDKGSLREFNRDIAAGNPTKFPNFDARVDAAKEKTGLQSSCMTFNASLEGINVTCATLIANFRGGSVGAAEGEKFIRALELAQTKHQPFLAYVHGTAGIRIQEGVNGLIQMPRCTMAVRKYIEEGGLYIVLYDTNSYAGPVASFLGCSPYQYAVRSSRLGFAGPGVIKETTGIEIPPDYHNCYKGLSRGHIQGVWSRKDIRKNLHQAFLTIGGRNLYYR encoded by the coding sequence ATGAATATAGAAAAGAAATTGCAGGGACTTCAGGAACGGGTTAATTATGCCCGCGATATCCTTGGCGGCGCTCCCCGGCCTGAGTTGGATGCTTTTACCACGGAAATCAGTTCGTTCTCCGAAAAAAACAATGACCTGTCCGAAGAGTTAAAAAATCGGGCACTGGACTCATTGGACGCTCGATTGATTGCCATGGAATCCGCCATCGACACGCAGCTTACAGCCATGGATAAGGTGCGAATTGTTCGTCATCCTCAACGTGCATGCCTCAAGGATATCCTTGAAAACGTCTACGATAACTACACTGAAATCGGTGGGCAAGACGAACATTCTATTGACCCCGGCATGCTTATCGCCAGAGCGTACATCACTCGGCGTCGTGGCAAAAAGATCATTAACCAGCCGGTTATGGTTGTGGGGCAAGAAAAAGGCCACGGCGAAGAATTTCGTAATGGTGGCTCCATCAAACCATGGGGCAACAGCAAGGCCTTGAAGTACATGAAGGTTGCTGCTCGGGAACAAATCCCCATCCATGCCTACGTGAATACGCCCGGCTCTTACCCTGTTGAAGATTTCCCGGGTGCAGCCCAGCAAATAGCTGAAAATATATATGAAATGGCAGGGCTTCCTGTTCCCATTATCGCCATCTTTTCAGAAGGCGGTTCCGGTGGCGCAGAAGCCATCGGCATGGCTGACAAACGTCTGATGCTTTCCCATGGATATTATTCAGTCATTTCTCCCGAAGGAGCTGCTGCCATTGAAGGCCGTATCCGAGGCTCTCAACGTGCACCTGTTGAGCTTATTGAATCCTGTGCATTGGCACAACGCATCACAGCTCAGGACAACCTGAAAAATGGTTACATTGATGAGATCATAGAAGAACCGCCGCTCGGTGCTCGCGCCGATCATTTCGACTTCTACAAACAAGTTCGAGAACAAATTGTCCGCGCCACAGATGAAGTGGCTCTTGGCGTTCGTGGCGTTCGTTTATTTCGTGCCATGGCCATGCGTCACTTCAAGCGACATACGGATATTATCGTTCGCTGGTCCCTCAATGAAACCGCACGAGAACGCCTGATTGCCAAACGCTTCAAAAAATACCGCAAACTCGCTCAGCATGCTTATCAAGACAATCGATCCTTGATGGATAAACTGACTGCAACGAGTTCCGGCATCGTTTCCAACACTTCAAGCCTGCTCGTGTACGGATTGGTTAAACCCTTCCGTCAGCGTATTGGGCGTATTGTGGAAGAAGCTACTGATGAAATTCATGTCGTCACCGGCAAGGTCGATTCCGTTGTAAAGACAGTGCTCAAAAAAGTGGGCATCAAGGCTGAAGGTGACAAACAGAAGGAAATGGAGCTGACGGGGCTGTCTACAACACAAGAAACAGAGCCTACGGTAACCAATGATAATGGTTATATAAGCCCTCAAGCTAATATCGACAGAGAAGTTACTTGCCCGCACGCCTCAAAGCGTGGTTGTCTCGATATTTGGGCTAAAGATTTGTTTATTGATTTCGCCGGTGTCTGCCCTCATTGTGGTTACAACTTTCCAATGGAATACCAGTGGTATCTGCATAACCTCTTTGATAAAGGCTCTTTGCGTGAATTCAACCGCGACATCGCGGCAGGCAATCCCACGAAATTCCCGAACTTCGACGCACGCGTTGACGCTGCCAAGGAAAAAACAGGCCTGCAATCAAGCTGCATGACGTTCAATGCTAGTCTTGAAGGGATTAATGTCACCTGCGCTACATTGATCGCAAACTTCCGAGGCGGCTCAGTGGGCGCAGCCGAGGGCGAGAAGTTCATTCGCGCTCTGGAACTGGCACAGACAAAACATCAACCGTTTCTCGCCTATGTACACGGCACAGCGGGTATTCGCATTCAGGAAGGCGTTAACGGCCTTATTCAAATGCCACGCTGCACAATGGCGGTCCGTAAGTATATTGAAGAAGGTGGACTGTATATTGTGCTGTACGATACCAACTCGTATGCCGGTCCAGTTGCATCCTTCCTTGGATGTTCTCCGTACCAATACGCAGTCCGTTCCTCACGCTTGGGCTTTGCTGGCCCCGGTGTTATCAAGGAAACCACAGGCATTGAAATACCACCCGACTACCACAATTGCTACAAAGGCCTTTCCCGAGGTCACATTCAAGGCGTGTGGAGCCGTAAGGACATTCGTAAAAATCTGCATCAGGCTTTCCTGACAATTGGTGGACGCAACCTCTATTATAGGTAG
- a CDS encoding bifunctional diguanylate cyclase/phosphodiesterase, whose translation MHLKLPEYVLTDFKLDTIHTQTLVLITIRDYFTLREMYGQSFVDHLENELKASLQQTAKNNNTNSIQTNKIGPGVTAFLVPQDSNPADIAYGYKGQARMALGAIMLRHTGIGIDLGMGFASVPCNQQEKCTTIITQALRDARRMESRPLDMKNLSINTRFNTILTQKLISAHYQPIYDFRTSTTLGWEALARGPKGSSFRSPFMLFETAEELGRLFALEKLCREVAVNNVGTLSEQQKLFLNIHPKTMADPLFSPGHTRELLEKAQLTPDNIVFEITERHSVQDFDLFYRALDHYRNQGFQIAVDDAGAGYAGLSLIAELQPDYIKLDKSLIDDIHKDPVKRALVETTVTFADKIGSRIIAEGIEYKAQALCLKDIGVHCGQGFFLARPAYPKPRVGDECKNLKAVRDISSNITCSRPVGDLAETPHPEGLDCRVSQVHKFFRKNNQFSSIVIVEDNIPRGILMEYHLNRQLSSQYGIALYHKRSIASIMDDRPLVVDMETPVEQAARSAMQREHFKTYDDIIVTKKGKLYGVVTVQALLNALAEIQVEMAKGTNPLTGLPGNVAIEQEVERRIKQKESFSIIYGDLDHFKVYNDTYGFKNGDRIIKLAADIMSWAMKKHAPQDAQLCHIGGDDFVLITTPESVNRICKSITRCFGRLVHQCYCADDRARGWIKAKGRDGKKREYPLVTISLGVIEIFGQCSLMEIGERAAHIKKYAKSISGNSVAIDRRSAIGSDSTILIEQK comes from the coding sequence ATGCACCTTAAACTCCCCGAGTATGTACTGACAGATTTCAAATTGGATACAATTCATACCCAAACACTCGTTCTCATTACAATCAGGGACTATTTTACTCTTCGAGAAATGTACGGCCAAAGTTTTGTTGATCATTTAGAAAATGAGCTCAAGGCGTCTTTGCAGCAAACAGCAAAAAACAACAACACAAACTCCATTCAAACGAATAAAATAGGTCCTGGTGTTACGGCTTTTCTCGTTCCGCAAGACAGCAACCCTGCTGATATTGCCTATGGATACAAGGGGCAGGCTCGAATGGCTCTTGGAGCTATAATGCTTCGCCATACAGGTATCGGCATTGATCTTGGAATGGGGTTCGCTTCTGTGCCCTGCAATCAGCAAGAAAAATGTACCACGATTATCACACAAGCTCTTAGAGATGCCCGTCGAATGGAAAGTCGACCACTGGATATGAAGAATCTTTCCATCAACACTCGTTTCAACACCATTCTCACGCAAAAACTGATATCAGCCCATTATCAACCCATTTATGACTTTCGCACCAGCACGACCTTAGGTTGGGAGGCTCTTGCTCGTGGACCGAAAGGCTCTTCTTTCCGCTCCCCTTTTATGCTTTTTGAAACGGCTGAAGAACTTGGTCGCCTTTTTGCCCTGGAAAAACTATGTAGGGAAGTTGCTGTCAACAATGTTGGCACATTATCAGAACAACAAAAACTGTTTCTAAACATCCATCCAAAAACAATGGCCGATCCACTCTTCTCTCCCGGTCATACCCGTGAACTTTTGGAGAAAGCCCAATTAACCCCAGATAACATTGTTTTTGAAATAACCGAACGCCATAGTGTCCAGGACTTTGATCTCTTTTACAGGGCATTAGACCATTACCGCAATCAAGGCTTTCAAATTGCCGTGGACGATGCAGGAGCCGGTTATGCGGGATTATCGCTCATTGCTGAACTTCAACCAGATTACATCAAACTAGATAAATCACTCATCGACGACATTCATAAAGACCCGGTAAAACGTGCATTGGTAGAAACCACCGTCACTTTTGCCGACAAGATAGGTTCCCGAATTATTGCTGAAGGTATCGAATACAAGGCACAAGCACTTTGCCTCAAAGATATAGGCGTTCATTGCGGCCAAGGTTTTTTTCTTGCAAGACCGGCGTATCCGAAGCCTCGGGTCGGCGACGAATGTAAGAATCTGAAAGCTGTCCGTGACATTTCATCCAACATCACCTGCTCTCGCCCTGTCGGAGACCTCGCGGAGACACCCCATCCAGAGGGGCTTGACTGTAGGGTCTCACAAGTTCATAAATTTTTTCGAAAAAACAATCAATTTAGCAGTATTGTCATAGTTGAAGACAATATTCCACGAGGAATCCTCATGGAATATCACCTCAATCGTCAACTTTCATCTCAGTATGGAATAGCCCTTTACCACAAACGCTCCATAGCTTCGATCATGGATGACAGGCCGCTTGTTGTGGACATGGAAACCCCCGTTGAGCAGGCAGCTCGTTCTGCCATGCAACGGGAACACTTCAAGACCTACGATGATATCATCGTGACCAAAAAAGGGAAGCTCTACGGAGTGGTCACGGTGCAAGCTCTACTCAATGCTTTGGCCGAAATTCAGGTTGAAATGGCCAAAGGAACCAATCCTCTCACCGGCTTACCGGGCAATGTCGCCATAGAACAGGAAGTGGAACGTCGTATTAAACAAAAAGAAAGTTTCAGCATCATCTACGGCGATCTTGACCATTTCAAGGTGTACAACGACACCTATGGATTTAAAAATGGTGACAGAATAATCAAATTGGCGGCAGATATCATGTCTTGGGCCATGAAAAAACATGCACCGCAGGATGCCCAACTCTGTCACATCGGCGGCGATGATTTTGTGCTCATTACCACACCGGAATCCGTTAATAGGATATGCAAATCCATAACTCGCTGTTTCGGACGGTTGGTTCACCAATGTTATTGTGCAGATGATCGCGCACGAGGTTGGATCAAAGCCAAAGGAAGAGATGGTAAAAAAAGGGAATACCCTTTAGTTACCATCTCCTTAGGTGTTATTGAGATTTTCGGTCAATGTTCGCTCATGGAGATCGGGGAACGGGCCGCGCACATCAAAAAATACGCAAAATCCATTTCCGGAAACTCCGTGGCTATTGATCGACGTTCCGCAATCGGAAGTGATTCAACGATTCTTATAGAGCAAAAATAG
- the ettA gene encoding energy-dependent translational throttle protein EttA, which produces MSNEPDKIIYSMYKVTKRHGQREVLKNVSLSYFYGAKIGVLGLNGSGKSSLLKILAGVDTAFEGEIQVKDGFTVGYLEQEPLQNEERTVREVVEEGVGEVMDIIREYNEINEKFAEPMEADEMDALIEKQGKVQELMDAKGAWDIDSKLEMAMDSLRCPPGDTSVSVISGGEKRRVALCRLLLQSPDILLLDEPTNHLDADSVAWLEQFLSSFPGTVIAVTHDRYFLDNVAGWILELDRGRGIPWKGNYSSWLDQKQNRLSQEGKQEADRQKTLQRELEWIRMSPKGRRAKSKARINAYESMISHESERLADDLQIYIPPGPHLGKQVVVAENVTKSMGDKLLMEDVNFILPPNAIVGIIGPNGAGKSTLCKMIVGDEQPDSGTMTIGSTVELAYADQNRNSLTPGKSVYEIISGGAEFIKLGEREMNARAYCSRFNFAGQDQQKNVDVLSGGERNRVHMAQMLKSGANVLLLDEPTNDLDVNTMRALEDGLENFAGCVLVISHDRWFLDRVATHILAFEGDSKVVMVEGNYSDYDADRKKRLGADASQPHRLKFRKLTR; this is translated from the coding sequence ATGAGCAACGAACCCGATAAGATTATTTATTCCATGTATAAAGTGACCAAGCGTCACGGGCAAAGGGAAGTATTGAAAAATGTTTCTCTGTCCTACTTCTATGGCGCCAAGATCGGCGTGCTTGGTCTGAACGGCTCTGGTAAATCTTCCTTATTGAAGATTTTGGCCGGTGTGGACACTGCCTTTGAAGGCGAAATACAGGTCAAGGATGGATTTACTGTCGGCTACCTTGAACAGGAGCCTCTCCAGAATGAAGAGCGTACCGTTCGTGAAGTAGTGGAAGAGGGTGTTGGCGAAGTCATGGATATTATCCGTGAATACAATGAGATCAACGAAAAATTTGCTGAACCCATGGAAGCCGACGAAATGGACGCTCTCATTGAAAAGCAAGGCAAAGTACAGGAACTCATGGATGCCAAGGGCGCGTGGGATATTGATTCCAAGCTTGAAATGGCTATGGATTCCCTACGGTGCCCTCCGGGCGACACGTCTGTATCCGTAATTTCTGGTGGTGAAAAACGTCGTGTGGCCTTGTGTCGTCTGTTGCTTCAGTCACCTGATATCTTGCTGTTGGACGAGCCTACCAACCATCTTGATGCGGATTCTGTTGCATGGCTGGAACAATTTCTGTCCAGTTTTCCCGGTACCGTCATTGCTGTAACTCATGACAGGTATTTTCTCGACAACGTGGCTGGTTGGATTTTGGAACTCGATCGAGGTCGTGGTATTCCTTGGAAGGGGAATTATTCTTCCTGGCTTGATCAGAAGCAGAATCGCCTTTCTCAGGAAGGCAAGCAGGAAGCAGATCGTCAAAAGACCTTGCAACGGGAACTGGAATGGATTCGTATGTCTCCAAAAGGACGTCGAGCCAAGTCCAAAGCGCGTATTAATGCGTATGAATCAATGATCAGCCATGAGAGCGAACGTCTGGCAGATGATCTGCAAATTTATATCCCACCGGGACCACATCTTGGAAAACAGGTTGTCGTGGCCGAGAATGTCACAAAATCCATGGGCGATAAATTGCTTATGGAAGATGTTAATTTCATCCTCCCCCCCAATGCCATCGTGGGGATTATCGGTCCTAACGGCGCAGGTAAATCTACTTTATGCAAGATGATCGTTGGCGATGAACAACCTGATTCCGGCACAATGACTATCGGTTCAACCGTTGAATTGGCTTATGCCGATCAGAATCGTAATTCTCTGACTCCGGGTAAAAGCGTTTACGAAATCATCAGCGGCGGAGCTGAGTTTATCAAACTCGGAGAGCGCGAGATGAATGCTCGTGCCTACTGCTCTCGTTTTAACTTTGCCGGTCAGGATCAGCAAAAAAATGTTGACGTCCTGTCAGGCGGTGAGCGGAACAGAGTGCACATGGCCCAGATGTTGAAATCCGGTGCCAACGTCCTGCTTCTTGATGAACCGACCAACGATCTGGACGTAAATACCATGCGTGCTTTGGAAGATGGTCTGGAAAACTTCGCCGGTTGTGTTCTGGTCATCAGCCATGACCGCTGGTTCCTTGATCGAGTTGCCACGCATATCCTTGCCTTTGAGGGGGATTCCAAAGTGGTCATGGTGGAAGGGAATTATAGCGATTATGATGCTGACAGAAAGAAACGTCTCGGCGCAGATGCCAGTCAGCCTCACCGACTTAAGTTTCGTAAATTGACTCGGTAA
- a CDS encoding 2-oxoacid:ferredoxin oxidoreductase subunit beta gives MVSIEDYGQFETTWCPGCGNFSILSSLKKALTGMDIAPHEVIISSGIGQAAKMPHYLNCHMFNGLHGRSLPVAQGMKMANPEMNVICVSGDGCTYGEGGNHFLAAIRRNLDITMLVHNNQIYGLTKGQASPTTGRGHVTKAQPNGAQSEAFNPVSTAVSMKANFVARAFSGEPDHLAAVITEAVNHTGFSLVDILQPCVSFNKINTFSWYKERTYFLEDHDPTNWGAAMEKSDEFGERIPLGVLYQNDRPVFSVQGRLAVHEYDRNDLKAVVQSYT, from the coding sequence ATGGTTTCCATCGAAGATTACGGTCAATTCGAAACGACATGGTGCCCCGGTTGCGGTAATTTCTCCATCCTTTCGAGCTTGAAAAAGGCTTTGACGGGTATGGATATCGCGCCTCACGAGGTGATAATTTCCTCTGGTATTGGGCAAGCCGCCAAGATGCCTCATTATCTGAACTGTCACATGTTCAATGGTCTGCATGGTCGGTCTTTGCCAGTGGCGCAGGGCATGAAAATGGCGAATCCCGAAATGAACGTTATTTGCGTCTCGGGCGACGGTTGTACCTATGGTGAAGGGGGCAATCATTTCCTCGCAGCTATCCGGCGTAATCTGGATATCACCATGTTGGTGCATAACAATCAGATTTATGGTTTGACCAAAGGACAAGCTAGCCCGACAACTGGGCGCGGCCATGTAACCAAAGCACAACCTAACGGCGCGCAGTCAGAAGCCTTCAACCCGGTGAGTACTGCTGTGTCAATGAAGGCCAACTTTGTGGCGCGGGCTTTTTCTGGTGAGCCTGATCACTTGGCTGCCGTCATCACCGAAGCTGTTAATCACACAGGTTTTTCTTTGGTTGATATTTTGCAACCATGTGTTTCCTTTAATAAAATCAATACATTTTCATGGTATAAGGAACGAACGTATTTTTTGGAAGATCATGATCCGACCAATTGGGGAGCGGCCATGGAAAAGAGCGACGAATTTGGCGAACGTATCCCGCTGGGAGTGTTGTATCAAAATGATCGGCCCGTATTTTCCGTTCAAGGCAGGCTTGCTGTCCATGAGTATGACAGAAACGACTTGAAAGCGGTGGTACAGTCGTATACCTAG
- a CDS encoding 2-oxoacid:acceptor oxidoreductase subunit alpha, with protein MADTSINIVIGGAAGQGLATIGRLLSKGVTRSGYHLLVNQKYMSRVRGGHNTFAIRLGPDPIVGPTEAIDILVALNAETLELHQARLNPDAIVVAGDDIDTEGFNALRIPFKELASKPLFYNTVALGVLGAVVCHDIKILEQLLSEAFAKKGDEVVQANIDVLQAAYTWVASQKCDFPCLAPPEENGKQIMVNGNEAIALGALAAGCNFLSFYPMTPATTVAMSLIEKGGPLGLMYEQVEDEIAAVNMAIGASFTGAKAIVTTSGGGFALMVEGVSLAGVSETPLVCVVVQRPGPATGMATRTEQGDLNLVLYAGHGEFPRAVFAPADPEECFYLTHRAFDLAEQFQTPVFILSDQYLADSYRSLKPFDIENLPQTARPMLDVDEGDYKRYQLTEDGVSPRLVPGSTKALVRADSHEHDENTIITEDGLNRMMQNTKRLNKEYSLWDEVIEPDYYGEDKPDILLVSWGSTLGACLDAMDTADLGKSIGVLHFKQVWPLLEDTFIDYLEESGMVVTVEGNATGQFAKLIAQETGFMIREYILRFDGRPMTSEYVLAGLDNIIKTME; from the coding sequence ATGGCAGACACAAGTATCAATATCGTTATCGGCGGCGCGGCAGGGCAGGGATTGGCTACCATAGGTCGTCTTTTGTCCAAGGGCGTCACTCGGTCCGGCTACCATTTGTTGGTCAATCAGAAATACATGTCACGAGTGCGTGGAGGGCATAACACTTTTGCCATTCGGCTTGGCCCAGACCCCATTGTCGGCCCCACCGAGGCCATTGATATTTTGGTGGCCCTCAATGCCGAGACCTTGGAGCTTCATCAAGCAAGACTTAATCCTGATGCAATAGTTGTTGCTGGTGATGATATTGATACAGAAGGTTTTAACGCCTTGCGTATTCCTTTCAAAGAGTTGGCGTCCAAGCCGTTGTTCTACAATACGGTGGCTCTCGGTGTGCTTGGTGCGGTCGTATGTCATGACATTAAGATTTTGGAACAACTCCTTTCTGAAGCATTTGCCAAGAAAGGCGATGAAGTTGTGCAGGCAAATATTGATGTACTTCAAGCTGCATACACTTGGGTGGCATCGCAAAAGTGCGATTTCCCATGTCTTGCGCCACCCGAAGAAAATGGCAAGCAAATTATGGTCAATGGCAACGAAGCTATTGCTCTTGGAGCCTTGGCCGCTGGGTGTAACTTCTTGTCATTTTACCCCATGACGCCTGCTACGACGGTTGCCATGTCACTCATCGAGAAGGGCGGCCCACTTGGTTTGATGTATGAGCAGGTCGAAGATGAGATCGCGGCTGTCAACATGGCTATCGGAGCATCTTTTACCGGAGCCAAAGCCATAGTCACTACTTCGGGCGGCGGGTTTGCGCTTATGGTTGAAGGTGTGAGCCTGGCTGGTGTCTCTGAAACTCCATTGGTTTGTGTCGTGGTACAGCGCCCCGGACCAGCAACAGGCATGGCGACTCGGACCGAGCAGGGAGACCTCAATCTGGTGCTTTATGCCGGGCACGGAGAATTTCCACGAGCCGTGTTTGCTCCGGCAGACCCGGAAGAATGCTTTTATTTGACACATAGGGCTTTTGATTTGGCCGAGCAGTTTCAGACGCCGGTTTTTATATTATCCGATCAATATCTGGCGGATTCCTATCGTTCTCTAAAGCCTTTTGACATTGAAAATTTACCTCAAACAGCTCGCCCGATGCTTGATGTCGATGAAGGTGATTACAAGCGGTATCAATTGACAGAAGATGGTGTGTCGCCCCGATTGGTGCCGGGTTCCACCAAAGCGTTGGTGCGGGCTGATTCCCATGAACACGATGAGAATACGATAATCACCGAGGATGGCCTCAACCGAATGATGCAAAACACCAAGCGGTTGAACAAAGAATACAGTCTTTGGGATGAAGTGATTGAGCCCGATTATTATGGAGAAGATAAGCCGGATATTTTGCTTGTTTCATGGGGCTCCACCCTTGGAGCGTGTCTAGACGCTATGGATACCGCGGACTTAGGCAAGAGCATTGGTGTGTTGCATTTTAAACAGGTTTGGCCGCTTCTTGAGGATACGTTTATTGATTATCTTGAGGAGTCAGGCATGGTCGTCACAGTGGAAGGCAATGCCACCGGCCAATTTGCCAAACTTATCGCTCAGGAAACCGGATTTATGATTCGGGAGTACATTTTACGTTTTGACGGACGGCCCATGACATCTGAGTATGTACTTGCCGGTTTGGACAACATTATCAAGACCATGGAGTAG
- a CDS encoding ferritin: protein MLSEKMEDALNAQMNWEIYSAHIYLSMSSHFSQVGMSGISKWMYAQYQEEMFHAMKFFDYINEAGGHAKLGTIEAPEYSWESPLAAFEEALSHEQGVTARINDLANLAVEEKNHAVGIFLQWFIAEQVEEEDTVGDIVGKMKMVGDGGGLFMLDRDLATRVFTPPANA, encoded by the coding sequence ATGCTCAGCGAAAAAATGGAAGATGCGCTTAACGCGCAGATGAATTGGGAAATCTACTCCGCTCACATCTATCTTTCTATGTCTTCCCATTTTTCACAGGTGGGAATGTCCGGTATTTCAAAATGGATGTACGCGCAGTATCAGGAAGAAATGTTTCATGCCATGAAGTTCTTTGATTATATCAACGAAGCTGGCGGACATGCCAAACTCGGCACCATTGAAGCTCCTGAATATTCGTGGGAATCCCCATTGGCGGCTTTTGAGGAAGCTTTGAGTCATGAGCAGGGTGTTACTGCTCGGATTAATGATCTGGCCAATCTGGCTGTTGAAGAAAAGAATCACGCTGTGGGCATCTTCTTGCAATGGTTTATCGCTGAACAGGTGGAAGAAGAAGACACTGTGGGCGACATCGTCGGCAAAATGAAAATGGTCGGTGACGGCGGCGGACTGTTTATGCTGGATCGAGACTTGGCCACCCGGGTTTTCACACCTCCGGCAAATGCGTAG